Genomic segment of Fusobacterium sp. SYSU M8D902:
TGTCTTTCCTGAACCAGCTCCTGCTAATATAAGTAGTGCTCCCTCTATTTTAGAGGCTGCCTCTCTCTGTTTATCATTTAACTTATCCAATATACTCATTAATTTTTCAACTCCTTCTCAATTAATAATTATATCATACTGATTATTATTATGTCTACTAATGTAAATAATCTATGTGTACTATAACATCCTTTACATTTTCAAACTCTAAAATAATCTCCTCTCTTATATCATCAACTAAATTATGTGCCTCATATACAGTCATCTCTTTAGGTACTCTTATATGCATTGTCAAAAATATCTTATCCCCTGACTTTCTCATATAGATATCATGGACATTTTTGATATTTTCATTCTCATACAGATAATGTTCCACCTCTTTTACAAACTCCTTATCCTGTTTATCTAAGATAAGATTTGAAGTTTCAAGTATTATTGAAACTCCCTCTTTAAAAATAAGAAAAGCTACTAATAAACTGATTATTATATCAAATATTGGTGATATTGAAATTGATAGTAATATTCCCACTATTACTCCTGCTGAAGAGTAAACATCACTTTTACTATCCTTTGCATCAGCTATCAAAGCACTATTATCAGTTTCTTTTCCAACTTTTAACTTGTATCTATACATAAAGAATTTAACTACCATAGAGATAAAGGCCCAAATTATTGTTGTATATGCTGGTGTTGTTGTGTACTCTCCCTTAATTAACATCAGGACACTACCCTTACCTAGCTCAAAAGCTGTTAAAAGTAAAAATACTCCCAGCATATTTCCTATTATACTCTCTATCTTCTCATGACCATAAGGATGATCCTCATCTGCAGGTTTGTTACTAAAATATATCCCCAATAAGATTGCAAAAGAACTCCCTACATCTGCCAAAGAGTTTATTCCATCGGAGATCAATGCTCTTGAGTTCCCATAAATTCCACCTGCTATCTTTATAACTGCTAAAAATATATTTTGAAAAATTGAGGATATAACTACTTTCTTACCCTCTTTCATTCTTATTGTCTCTCTTTGAATGTTATCAATTTCCAATATATTTCCATTTTCTCTAAATCCATTTTTTATAAAGAAACTTTTATTTGTAAGATCCTCACAAATTATCTTATCTTTTTTCTCCTCTATCCCATGGTTTATTAAGAACTTTATCAGTTTTACACCATAAGATTTATATCTCATTCCAGCTCTTACAAATATTCTCTTTATTACATAGTTATTTTGAATACTCTCTGCTACAAGATATCCAACTAAAACATTTTGTGATCTTATTACAAAATATATACCATCTTTTTTTTCTAAAAAACTCTTATCTATATCTCTTATGTCTTTAAAGTTTTCTTCTAACTCTTCTAAGTCATATATCTTATACATAAAATCCCTCCTGTTATAAAAAAAGCCATGAAAACCAAAGAAGTAGTATTTCATACCCGTAATAAATACCTTAGTGCTGCTTCCTTCCAGACCTGACACGGTTCGATACTATT
This window contains:
- a CDS encoding GNAT family N-acetyltransferase, with the translated sequence MYKIYDLEELEENFKDIRDIDKSFLEKKDGIYFVIRSQNVLVGYLVAESIQNNYVIKRIFVRAGMRYKSYGVKLIKFLINHGIEEKKDKIICEDLTNKSFFIKNGFRENGNILEIDNIQRETIRMKEGKKVVISSIFQNIFLAVIKIAGGIYGNSRALISDGINSLADVGSSFAILLGIYFSNKPADEDHPYGHEKIESIIGNMLGVFLLLTAFELGKGSVLMLIKGEYTTTPAYTTIIWAFISMVVKFFMYRYKLKVGKETDNSALIADAKDSKSDVYSSAGVIVGILLSISISPIFDIIISLLVAFLIFKEGVSIILETSNLILDKQDKEFVKEVEHYLYENENIKNVHDIYMRKSGDKIFLTMHIRVPKEMTVYEAHNLVDDIREEIILEFENVKDVIVHIDYLH